One segment of Nocardioides sp. QY071 DNA contains the following:
- a CDS encoding flavin reductase family protein — protein MSTALTTNQDLDPVRLREAFGVFPSGVVAVAAEVDGALTGLAASSFTSVSLDPPLVSFSVANTSKTWPDLRRADHLGLTVLAEHHGDVCRRLAGPVEHRFDDVEVTVSPEGAVLLADGLARFDCTIHDEVEAGDHTLVLLELHAVDHADTAQPLVFHRSGFGRLTAAG, from the coding sequence GTGAGCACCGCGCTCACCACCAACCAGGACCTCGACCCGGTCCGGCTCCGCGAGGCGTTCGGCGTCTTCCCGAGCGGCGTCGTCGCCGTGGCCGCCGAGGTCGACGGTGCTCTCACCGGGCTCGCAGCCAGCTCCTTCACCTCCGTCAGCCTGGACCCGCCGCTGGTCTCGTTCTCGGTGGCGAACACCTCGAAGACCTGGCCGGACCTGCGCCGCGCCGACCACCTCGGACTCACCGTGCTGGCCGAGCACCACGGCGACGTGTGCCGGCGGCTGGCGGGCCCGGTCGAGCACCGCTTCGACGATGTCGAGGTGACGGTCAGCCCCGAGGGCGCCGTGCTCCTGGCCGATGGGCTCGCGCGCTTCGACTGCACCATTCACGACGAGGTCGAGGCGGGCGACCACACCCTGGTGCTGCTCGAGCTGCACGCCGTCGACCATGCCGACACGGCGCAGCCGCTGGTGTTCCACCGCAGCGGCTTCGGGAGGCTCACCGCGGCCGGATGA
- a CDS encoding carbonic anhydrase — protein sequence MGDFDDLLKANQEYAADFKDGGFDGIARAGIGLVTCMDSRIDPLGLTGLKPGDAKMIRNPGGRVDDLTLDALVISVHMLNVDRIMIIPHTRCAVASNSEAALRERLDASTGQDTSWLTLPVTDGQAAALVTDVQRVRAHPLIPDSVKVGGFIYDVDTGLLTQEV from the coding sequence ATGGGCGATTTCGATGATCTGCTGAAGGCCAATCAGGAGTACGCCGCCGACTTCAAGGACGGCGGCTTCGACGGTATCGCGCGCGCCGGCATCGGCCTGGTGACCTGCATGGACTCCCGGATCGATCCCCTGGGCCTGACCGGCCTGAAGCCGGGCGACGCGAAGATGATCCGCAACCCCGGCGGCCGGGTCGACGACCTGACCCTGGACGCGTTGGTCATCTCGGTCCACATGCTCAACGTCGACCGGATCATGATCATCCCCCACACCCGCTGCGCCGTGGCCAGCAACAGCGAGGCCGCGCTGCGCGAGCGACTCGACGCATCGACCGGCCAGGACACGTCCTGGCTGACGCTGCCGGTCACCGACGGCCAGGCGGCGGCGCTGGTCACCGACGTCCAGCGGGTCCGGGCCCACCCCCTCATCCCCGACTCGGTCAAGGTCGGCGGGTTCATCTACGACGTCGACACGGGGCTGCTGACCCAGGAGGTCTGA
- a CDS encoding MFS transporter has product MSAANRLLLAFCAVAVAFAAVDTYVVVLALPDMMAGAGIPVEELQRAAPIVSGFLLGYVAILPLVGRIADLRGQVPVLAMSLVVFSIGSLVTAISYDLPSMVAGRFLQGVGGGGLVPATMSLVAALYPVERRGLPLGIVSAVQEFGSVLGPLFGAFVLSFTTWRGIFAINLAVGALLVVAVGLVAARPEVEEVVQRPSRDHRNVLDRTIGILLLVAPLVAGFLTFVEPGGLQRDLTWGRLFIPYLDGGSRWVTPVGLAAVVAFVLLVAWCWFRPRALVDLRGWLGHLLAADLLGAGLLAVLLGGIVLAFATADPEVAVFSPQGPWFLLGSAVAAVLLVLHLRRAAAPIVPRGALRPVPAWGALVVSFLVGWALIAALVDIPLFARTTTEKDSQLGAALVLLRFLAALPVGAVLGGWLLRRTNAGLLTAVGMLAASGSFLVMGQWDAHSLDGFAASVPLVVGGLGFGLALAPVNAAILASTDDDTHGLASALVVVARMVGMLVGISALTTIGLRRLYAARADDPSLGISELGILQEQAVFRGASAAAFAAAVLALAVLSRAHTRDVDTAEVLRAGG; this is encoded by the coding sequence ATGAGCGCGGCGAACCGGCTGCTGCTGGCCTTCTGCGCGGTCGCCGTGGCGTTCGCGGCGGTGGACACCTATGTCGTCGTGCTCGCGCTGCCGGACATGATGGCTGGCGCCGGCATCCCGGTCGAGGAGCTCCAGCGCGCGGCGCCGATCGTCTCGGGCTTCCTGCTGGGGTACGTCGCAATCCTGCCGCTGGTGGGCCGGATCGCCGACCTGCGCGGTCAGGTCCCGGTCCTGGCGATGTCGCTCGTGGTGTTCTCGATCGGCTCCCTGGTGACCGCGATCTCCTACGACCTGCCCAGCATGGTCGCCGGCCGGTTCCTGCAGGGCGTCGGCGGCGGCGGGCTGGTGCCGGCGACCATGTCGCTGGTCGCGGCCCTCTACCCGGTCGAGCGACGCGGGCTCCCCCTCGGCATCGTCTCCGCGGTCCAGGAGTTCGGCAGCGTCCTCGGACCGCTGTTCGGCGCCTTCGTGCTCTCCTTCACCACCTGGCGTGGGATCTTCGCGATCAACCTCGCCGTCGGGGCGCTGCTCGTCGTCGCGGTCGGCCTGGTCGCCGCTCGCCCGGAGGTCGAGGAGGTCGTGCAGCGACCGTCACGAGACCACCGCAACGTCCTCGACCGCACGATCGGCATCCTGCTGCTCGTGGCGCCCCTGGTCGCCGGCTTCCTCACCTTCGTCGAGCCCGGCGGCCTGCAGCGCGACCTGACCTGGGGCCGGCTGTTCATCCCCTACCTCGACGGCGGCAGCCGCTGGGTCACCCCGGTCGGCCTCGCGGCGGTCGTCGCCTTCGTGCTCCTCGTCGCCTGGTGCTGGTTCCGGCCGCGGGCCCTGGTCGACCTGCGCGGCTGGCTCGGCCACCTGCTCGCCGCCGACCTGCTGGGTGCAGGCCTGCTCGCGGTGCTCCTGGGCGGCATCGTGCTCGCGTTCGCGACCGCCGACCCGGAGGTGGCGGTCTTCTCCCCGCAGGGCCCGTGGTTCCTCCTGGGCTCGGCGGTGGCGGCCGTGCTGCTGGTGCTGCACCTGCGCCGGGCCGCCGCCCCGATCGTGCCCCGCGGCGCACTGCGGCCGGTCCCCGCATGGGGTGCCCTCGTGGTCAGCTTCCTGGTGGGCTGGGCCCTGATCGCCGCCCTCGTCGACATCCCGCTGTTCGCCCGCACCACCACCGAGAAGGACTCCCAGCTCGGTGCGGCGCTGGTCCTGCTGCGCTTCCTGGCCGCACTCCCGGTCGGTGCCGTCCTCGGCGGCTGGCTGCTGCGGCGTACCAACGCCGGGTTGCTCACCGCGGTCGGCATGCTCGCCGCCAGCGGCTCCTTCCTGGTGATGGGCCAGTGGGACGCGCACAGCCTCGACGGGTTCGCCGCCAGCGTCCCGCTGGTCGTCGGCGGTCTCGGCTTCGGCCTGGCCCTCGCCCCCGTCAACGCCGCCATCCTGGCCAGCACCGACGACGACACCCACGGCCTCGCCAGCGCGCTGGTCGTCGTCGCCCGGATGGTCGGCATGCTGGTCGGCATCTCCGCCCTGACCACGATCGGCCTGCGCCGCCTGTACGCCGCCCGCGCCGACGACCCGAGCCTCGGCATCAGCGAGCTCGGCATCCTGCAGGAGCAGGCGGTCTTCCGGGGCGCCTCCGCGGCGGCGTTCGCCGCGGCCGTGCTCGCGCTCGCGGTGTTGTCGAGAGCACACACCCGCGACGTGGACACCGCCGAGGTGCTGCGCGCCGGCGGCTAA
- a CDS encoding LppX_LprAFG lipoprotein codes for MTTPTRVAAGLLTALVAVSGLTACSGDDGGSKAASWSDAGAKAKKLLDETSGIEVSLSTGDDPGTDYLSAASGTIVADPAAFEGSVAGRVSGFEASSINVVSVDGTLWIDAPIIGWTDKYQAADLCAPDPAQLLDPSTGVSSVLTSSTDVKAGKSERGGKDNKEIFHTYAGTATGDSIRKILPCAEGDDFKATYRLDDKGYLRTARLTGVFFKDSEPLTYTIDVTKYGVTKDISAPK; via the coding sequence ATGACGACCCCGACCCGCGTGGCCGCCGGCCTGCTCACCGCTCTCGTCGCCGTCAGCGGCCTGACCGCCTGCTCGGGTGACGACGGCGGCTCGAAGGCCGCGTCGTGGTCCGACGCCGGCGCCAAGGCCAAGAAGCTGCTCGACGAGACCAGCGGAATCGAGGTCTCGCTGTCGACCGGCGACGATCCCGGCACCGACTACCTCTCGGCCGCGAGCGGCACCATCGTCGCCGACCCGGCCGCCTTCGAGGGCTCCGTCGCGGGCCGGGTCAGCGGGTTCGAGGCGAGCTCCATCAACGTCGTGTCCGTCGACGGCACGCTGTGGATCGACGCACCGATCATCGGCTGGACCGACAAGTACCAGGCGGCCGACCTGTGCGCCCCCGACCCGGCACAGCTGCTCGACCCGTCGACCGGCGTGTCGAGCGTGCTCACCAGCAGCACGGACGTGAAGGCCGGCAAGTCCGAGCGCGGCGGCAAGGACAACAAGGAGATCTTCCACACCTACGCCGGCACGGCCACGGGCGACTCGATCCGCAAGATCCTGCCGTGCGCCGAGGGCGACGACTTCAAGGCGACCTACCGTCTCGACGACAAGGGCTACCTGCGCACCGCCCGGCTCACCGGTGTCTTCTTCAAGGACTCCGAGCCGCTGACCTACACCATCGACGTCACGAAGTACGGCGTCACGAAGGACATCTCGGCTCCGAAGTGA
- a CDS encoding DNA topoisomerase IV subunit A, protein MARRTKAEPLPEDFEEHILDTDIRDEMQSSFLEYAYSVIYSRALPDARDGLKPVQRRILYTMNDMNLRPDRGHVKSARVVGEVMGRLHPHGDGAIYDALVRTAQSWSLRLPYIDGHGNFGSPDDPPAAMRYTECRMAPAALAMTESIDEDTVDFKPNYDSREYEPTVLPSAIPSLVVNGTTGIAVGMATNMAPHNLVEVVQALRHLIQHPKTDIDGLMRFIPGPDLPTGGKIVGLDGIRDAYESGRGVFKMRATARVETIGRRKGIVVTELPYGVGTEKVVERIKVLVQSKKLQGIADIKDLTDRENGLRLVIEVKNGFVPEALLEQLYKLTPLEDSFGINNVALVDGQPRTMGLKEMLEVFLEHRYDVVRRRSQFRRNKKAARLHLVDGLLLALIDIDEVIQVIRTSDNSAAAKERLMSVFELSEVQAEYILEMQLRRLTKFSRLELEKEQEELRREIEELDAILADEGLLKKLVSTELAEVAKTFGTPRRTVLLESAGTTAVAAAAAPLEVADDPCFALLSSTGLLARTSNADEIGTGGSRANHDVVVSAVRTTARADIGVVTSAGRLIRLAVLDLPAIPPSANEPNLQGGLPLTEVLELAAGERALALTTLATDGPGLALGTKQGVVKRVNPEVLSKDEWDVIGLKDGDEVVGAVELRTGQEELCFVTSDAQLLHYPADSVRPQGRSGGGMAGVRVAERERVVWFGVLDLNSPGGVVLVTSSGSSTALPGTEPGSVKVTDFWEYPAKGRATGGVRCHRFLKGEDTLVFAWAGPAPARAAAGSGAPVDLPEATGRRDGSGVPSSQALAAAAGPLAVTLGVSG, encoded by the coding sequence ATGGCACGGCGCACGAAGGCAGAACCCCTCCCGGAGGACTTCGAGGAGCACATCCTCGACACCGACATCCGCGACGAGATGCAGTCGTCGTTCCTGGAGTACGCCTACTCCGTCATCTACTCGCGGGCCCTGCCCGACGCGCGCGACGGTCTCAAGCCGGTGCAGCGCCGGATCCTCTACACGATGAACGACATGAACCTGCGGCCCGACCGGGGGCACGTGAAGTCCGCCCGTGTCGTCGGTGAGGTCATGGGTCGGCTCCACCCCCACGGCGACGGCGCGATCTACGACGCCCTGGTCCGCACCGCCCAGTCGTGGTCGCTGCGGCTGCCCTACATCGACGGCCACGGCAACTTCGGCTCGCCCGACGACCCGCCGGCCGCGATGCGCTACACCGAGTGCCGGATGGCGCCGGCGGCGCTGGCGATGACGGAGTCGATCGACGAGGACACCGTCGACTTCAAGCCCAACTACGACAGCCGCGAGTACGAGCCGACGGTGCTCCCCTCGGCGATCCCCAGCCTGGTCGTCAACGGTACGACGGGCATCGCGGTCGGCATGGCGACCAACATGGCGCCCCACAACCTGGTCGAGGTGGTCCAGGCGCTGCGCCACCTGATCCAGCACCCGAAGACCGACATCGACGGCCTGATGAGGTTCATCCCGGGCCCCGACCTGCCGACCGGCGGCAAGATCGTGGGCCTCGACGGCATCCGTGACGCCTACGAGTCGGGCCGCGGCGTGTTCAAGATGCGCGCCACGGCCCGGGTCGAGACGATCGGGCGGCGCAAGGGCATCGTGGTCACCGAGCTGCCCTACGGCGTCGGGACCGAGAAGGTCGTCGAGCGGATCAAGGTGCTCGTGCAGTCCAAGAAGCTGCAGGGCATCGCCGACATCAAGGACCTCACCGACCGCGAGAACGGCCTGCGCCTGGTCATCGAGGTCAAGAACGGCTTCGTGCCCGAGGCGCTGCTCGAGCAGCTCTACAAGCTGACCCCGCTCGAGGACTCCTTCGGCATCAACAACGTCGCCCTCGTCGACGGCCAGCCCCGCACCATGGGCCTCAAGGAGATGCTCGAGGTCTTCCTCGAGCACCGCTACGACGTCGTCCGCCGCCGCTCGCAGTTCCGCCGCAACAAGAAGGCCGCCCGCCTCCACCTGGTCGACGGCCTGCTGCTGGCCCTGATCGACATCGACGAGGTCATCCAGGTCATCCGCACCAGCGACAACTCGGCGGCCGCCAAGGAGCGGCTGATGAGCGTGTTCGAGCTCTCCGAGGTCCAGGCCGAGTACATCCTCGAGATGCAGCTGCGCCGGCTCACCAAGTTCTCCCGCCTCGAGCTCGAGAAGGAGCAGGAGGAGCTGCGCCGCGAGATCGAGGAGCTCGACGCGATCCTCGCCGACGAGGGCCTGCTCAAGAAGCTCGTCTCCACCGAGCTGGCCGAGGTCGCCAAGACGTTCGGCACCCCGCGTCGTACCGTCCTGCTCGAGTCGGCCGGCACCACCGCCGTCGCCGCCGCGGCCGCACCGCTCGAGGTCGCCGACGACCCGTGCTTCGCGCTGCTGTCCTCGACCGGCCTGCTGGCCCGCACCAGCAACGCCGACGAGATCGGCACCGGCGGCAGCCGGGCCAACCACGACGTGGTCGTCTCCGCCGTCCGCACGACGGCCCGTGCCGACATCGGCGTGGTCACCTCCGCCGGGCGACTGATCCGGCTGGCCGTCCTCGACCTCCCGGCGATCCCGCCCTCGGCCAACGAGCCCAACCTCCAGGGCGGCCTGCCGCTGACCGAGGTCCTCGAGCTGGCCGCCGGCGAGCGGGCGCTCGCCCTGACCACGCTCGCCACCGACGGCCCGGGCCTCGCGCTCGGCACGAAGCAGGGTGTCGTCAAGCGGGTCAACCCCGAGGTGCTCAGCAAGGACGAGTGGGACGTCATCGGTCTCAAGGACGGCGACGAGGTCGTCGGCGCGGTCGAGCTGCGCACCGGCCAGGAGGAGCTGTGCTTCGTCACCTCCGACGCCCAGCTGCTCCACTACCCGGCCGACTCGGTGCGTCCCCAGGGCCGGTCCGGCGGCGGCATGGCCGGGGTCCGGGTCGCCGAGCGCGAGCGGGTGGTCTGGTTCGGCGTGCTGGACCTGAACTCCCCCGGCGGCGTGGTCCTGGTGACCTCGTCCGGCTCCTCGACCGCCCTGCCCGGCACCGAGCCCGGGTCGGTCAAGGTGACCGACTTCTGGGAGTACCCCGCCAAGGGCCGGGCCACCGGCGGGGTGCGCTGCCACCGCTTCCTCAAGGGCGAGGACACCCTGGTCTTCGCGTGGGCCGGGCCCGCGCCCGCTCGGGCCGCCGCCGGCAGCGGTGCGCCGGTCGACCTGCCGGAGGCCACCGGCCGCCGCGACGGGTCCGGCGTGCCGAGCAGCCAGGCGCTCGCCGCGGCCGCCGGTCCGCTCGCCGTCACCCTGGGTGTGTCAGGGTGA
- a CDS encoding GNAT family N-acetyltransferase: protein MSPGDPTPTDEIEAPPAHWEGDVLLRDGRTAHIRPIRPEDDELLVEFYARVSDESKYYRFFSPMPVLSERDVRRFTHVDHRDRVALVLILQERMIAVGRYDVVEDREAEVAFLVEDEHQGRGIAQLLLEHLAQAGRERGVDRFTAEVLPDNSRMIQTFRDAGYKVVSGYHDGVITLEFPIDPTDTAIGVMRDREHAAEAESIHRFFHPRSVAIIGASRRQDTIGQVLVRNLVNGGFAGRVHVVNPSAPAVSGFPAYKNVNQVPDDVDVAIVAVPADAVTDVVLDCANKGVHGLIVISSGFAETGEEGRKRQRHLAGLCRSYGLRLIGPNCLGVINTEPAVQVNASLSSVMPARGRAGFFCQSGALGSAILEKVKNRGLGISTFVSAGNRADVSGNDLLQYWEEDDATEVVMMYLESIGNPRKFSRIARRVSARKPIVAVRSGRTTQGVPMGHTVRRIGAPQAAVDAMFRQAGVIQVDTLDDMFDVAQLLAHQPLPRGRRVAIVGNSDALGLLAADAASAVGLVVNRSVALGADATAEDFEDALDDAIDDPDVDSVIAVYIPPLDVSGEEVANVLAAVGEQSDKPLVSSFLGAEGIPELLRVPDVAGSSAGRGSVPSYPAVEAAVRALARVVEYAVWLHAPDGPAADAGEVDARSARRLVDRVLADPEVVAADREVELDQDQVRALLHAYGIELWPSEPVADVDAAVAAGERLGWDVVLKSTLSSVRERPDQIHVWRNIPDAHEMTEAWDYLSGLIDPAVGRFVVQRNAPTGVPISVRSFEDPLFGPVVSFGISGPVIDLLGDWSYRIPPLSAHEVSGMVREVKSSPLLFGYRGADPVQVSAIEDLITRVAALQGDLPQVSALELSLVLAGVDSAAVLTASARVAAVKDPRPDSLVRRMPDLVTTIPE from the coding sequence GTGAGCCCCGGCGACCCGACCCCCACCGACGAGATCGAGGCGCCTCCGGCGCACTGGGAGGGTGACGTCCTGCTCCGCGACGGGCGTACGGCGCACATCCGGCCGATCCGTCCCGAGGACGACGAGCTGCTCGTCGAGTTCTACGCACGGGTCTCCGACGAGTCCAAGTACTACCGCTTCTTCTCCCCGATGCCGGTGCTCTCCGAGCGCGACGTACGCCGGTTCACCCACGTCGACCACCGCGACCGCGTGGCGCTGGTGCTGATCCTGCAGGAGCGGATGATCGCCGTCGGCCGCTACGACGTCGTGGAGGACCGCGAGGCCGAGGTCGCCTTCCTCGTCGAGGACGAGCACCAGGGCCGCGGCATCGCGCAGCTGCTGCTCGAGCACCTCGCCCAGGCCGGTCGCGAGCGCGGGGTCGACCGGTTCACCGCCGAGGTCCTTCCGGACAACTCCCGGATGATCCAGACCTTCCGCGACGCCGGCTACAAGGTGGTCAGCGGCTACCACGACGGCGTGATCACCCTCGAGTTCCCGATCGACCCGACCGACACCGCGATCGGGGTGATGCGCGACCGCGAGCACGCGGCGGAGGCCGAGTCGATCCACCGCTTCTTCCACCCGCGATCGGTCGCGATCATCGGCGCCAGCCGCCGGCAGGACACCATCGGCCAGGTGCTGGTGCGCAACCTGGTCAACGGCGGCTTCGCCGGCCGGGTCCACGTCGTCAACCCGAGCGCGCCGGCCGTGTCGGGATTCCCGGCCTACAAGAACGTCAACCAGGTCCCCGACGACGTCGACGTCGCCATCGTCGCCGTCCCGGCCGACGCGGTCACCGACGTGGTGCTCGACTGTGCCAACAAGGGCGTGCACGGCCTGATCGTCATCTCCTCGGGCTTCGCCGAGACCGGCGAGGAGGGCCGCAAGCGGCAGCGGCACCTCGCCGGGCTGTGCCGCTCCTACGGGCTGCGGCTGATCGGCCCCAACTGCCTGGGCGTGATCAACACCGAACCGGCGGTGCAGGTCAACGCGTCGCTGTCGTCGGTCATGCCGGCCCGCGGCCGTGCCGGCTTCTTCTGCCAGTCCGGTGCGCTCGGCTCGGCCATCCTCGAGAAGGTCAAGAACCGTGGTCTCGGCATCTCGACCTTCGTCAGCGCGGGAAACCGCGCCGACGTGTCCGGCAACGACCTCCTGCAGTACTGGGAGGAGGACGACGCCACCGAGGTCGTCATGATGTACCTCGAGTCCATCGGTAACCCGCGCAAGTTCTCCCGCATCGCGCGCCGGGTCTCGGCCCGCAAGCCGATCGTCGCGGTCCGGTCCGGGCGCACGACGCAGGGCGTGCCGATGGGCCACACGGTCCGCCGGATCGGGGCCCCGCAGGCCGCGGTCGACGCGATGTTCCGCCAGGCCGGCGTGATCCAGGTCGACACCCTCGACGACATGTTCGACGTCGCCCAGCTGCTGGCCCACCAGCCGCTGCCGCGCGGACGCCGGGTCGCGATCGTCGGCAACTCCGACGCGCTCGGCCTGCTCGCCGCCGACGCCGCGTCCGCGGTGGGCCTGGTCGTCAACCGCTCGGTCGCGCTCGGTGCCGACGCCACGGCCGAGGACTTCGAGGACGCCCTCGACGACGCGATCGACGACCCCGACGTCGACTCGGTGATCGCCGTCTACATCCCGCCGCTCGACGTGTCCGGCGAGGAGGTCGCCAACGTGCTCGCGGCCGTGGGGGAGCAGTCCGACAAGCCCCTCGTCTCGTCCTTCCTCGGGGCCGAGGGCATCCCCGAGCTGCTGCGGGTCCCCGATGTCGCCGGGTCCTCGGCGGGACGCGGCTCGGTGCCGTCGTACCCGGCCGTGGAGGCAGCGGTCCGGGCCCTGGCCCGGGTCGTGGAGTACGCCGTGTGGCTGCACGCCCCCGACGGGCCGGCGGCCGACGCCGGCGAGGTCGACGCCCGCAGCGCCCGGCGGCTGGTCGACCGGGTCCTCGCCGACCCCGAGGTGGTCGCCGCCGACCGCGAGGTCGAGCTCGACCAGGACCAGGTCCGTGCCCTGCTGCACGCCTACGGCATCGAGCTGTGGCCCTCGGAGCCCGTCGCCGACGTCGACGCGGCCGTCGCCGCGGGCGAGCGGCTGGGCTGGGACGTCGTGCTCAAGTCGACGCTGTCGTCGGTGCGGGAGCGGCCCGACCAGATCCACGTGTGGCGCAACATCCCCGACGCGCACGAGATGACGGAGGCCTGGGACTACCTGTCCGGCCTCATCGACCCCGCCGTGGGGCGGTTCGTCGTGCAGCGCAACGCGCCGACCGGCGTACCCATCTCCGTGCGGTCCTTCGAGGACCCGCTGTTCGGGCCGGTCGTGTCGTTCGGCATCTCCGGTCCGGTCATCGACCTGCTGGGTGACTGGTCCTACCGGATCCCGCCGCTGAGCGCGCACGAGGTCTCCGGCATGGTGCGCGAGGTGAAGAGCTCGCCGCTGCTGTTCGGCTACCGCGGCGCCGATCCCGTCCAGGTGTCGGCGATCGAGGACCTGATCACCCGCGTCGCCGCGCTCCAGGGCGACCTGCCGCAGGTCAGCGCCCTCGAGCTCTCGCTGGTGCTCGCCGGCGTCGACTCCGCGGCGGTGCTCACCGCGTCCGCGCGGGTCGCCGCGGTGAAGGACCCGCGCCCCGACTCGCTCGTGCGCCGGATGCCCGACCTCGTCACCACGATCCCCGAGTGA
- a CDS encoding DUF5998 family protein: MTDRDRSAELSAAINRTGYYPEVVADAVADAVAGEAVVSYYVHHEPTFERDEVRRHQTVIVLTPSRLILAHTDEHAGDDLLPEPYTSTSTEAVSLRSVDSVVVTRMTTNPTAGPRPPAEAVLTIGWGAVNRLDLEPAGCNDPQCEADHGYTGSLSSDDFSLRVSAAADGTDAVGGLLSFAASLSALTRG, from the coding sequence ATGACTGACCGGGACCGGAGCGCCGAGCTGAGCGCTGCGATCAATCGCACCGGCTACTACCCGGAGGTCGTCGCCGACGCGGTCGCCGACGCGGTCGCGGGCGAGGCCGTGGTGTCCTACTACGTCCACCACGAGCCGACCTTCGAGCGCGACGAGGTACGCCGGCACCAGACCGTGATCGTGCTGACCCCGTCGCGGCTGATCCTGGCCCACACCGACGAGCACGCGGGCGACGACCTGCTGCCCGAGCCCTACACGTCCACCTCGACCGAGGCGGTCAGCCTGCGCTCGGTGGACTCCGTGGTCGTGACCCGGATGACGACCAACCCGACGGCCGGCCCGCGCCCGCCCGCCGAGGCGGTGCTCACCATCGGCTGGGGCGCGGTCAACCGGCTCGACCTCGAGCCGGCCGGCTGCAACGACCCGCAGTGCGAGGCCGACCACGGCTACACCGGATCCCTGTCCTCCGACGACTTCTCCCTGCGCGTCTCGGCCGCCGCCGACGGCACCGACGCTGTGGGCGGGCTGCTCTCCTTCGCCGCGTCGCTGTCGGCGCTGACGAGGGGCTGA
- a CDS encoding alkaline phosphatase family protein: protein MEVAAFCEPAYGVRSLGDIVPAAAHALGSPLGPAPTGLVLPDAASYVVFLIDGLGARLLERYAHAAPYLSSLLETSTPATASVPSTTSTSLTTLGTGLTPGAHGLVGFTTRIPGTGDLLNALLWDGDVDPVQWQPHQTTFSSLQAAGVRVTVVNKREFNGSGLTVAAHRGADYVGVDRVGERIAAVVAASAPAPRQPTLTYVYDGDLDWTGHRWGVASSQWLQQLAMIDHEAEQLREALPADRRLVVIADHGMVDVPTSSRIDVSADDDLRSGIALVGGEARFRHLYCTGGAVPDVVATWRERLGERAEVLSRSEAIGRGWFGPVDPAVLPRIGDVVVACHGDFAVLSTDGFPYENRLIGMHGSLTPDEMLIPVLVD from the coding sequence GTGGAGGTCGCCGCGTTCTGCGAACCGGCGTACGGCGTCCGCTCTCTCGGCGACATCGTCCCCGCCGCGGCCCACGCCCTCGGCAGCCCACTGGGCCCGGCCCCGACCGGGCTCGTGCTGCCCGACGCGGCGTCGTACGTCGTGTTCCTGATCGACGGGCTCGGCGCCCGGCTGCTCGAGCGGTACGCCCACGCGGCGCCGTACCTCTCCTCGCTGCTGGAGACCTCCACGCCCGCGACCGCCAGCGTGCCCTCGACCACCTCGACCTCGCTGACCACGCTCGGCACCGGCCTCACGCCGGGCGCGCACGGCCTGGTCGGCTTCACCACCCGGATCCCCGGCACCGGCGACCTGCTCAACGCGTTGCTCTGGGACGGCGACGTCGACCCGGTGCAGTGGCAGCCGCACCAGACCACGTTCTCCTCGCTGCAGGCGGCGGGCGTGCGGGTGACCGTGGTCAACAAGCGCGAGTTCAACGGCAGCGGCCTGACCGTCGCGGCCCACCGCGGCGCCGACTACGTCGGCGTCGACCGGGTCGGCGAGCGGATCGCCGCCGTCGTCGCCGCGTCCGCCCCGGCGCCGCGGCAGCCCACGCTGACCTATGTGTACGACGGCGACCTCGACTGGACCGGTCACCGCTGGGGCGTGGCCTCCAGCCAGTGGCTGCAGCAGCTCGCCATGATCGACCACGAGGCCGAGCAGCTGCGCGAGGCGCTGCCCGCCGACCGGCGGCTGGTCGTGATCGCCGACCACGGCATGGTCGACGTACCCACTTCCTCGCGCATCGACGTCTCGGCCGACGACGACCTGCGCTCGGGCATCGCTCTGGTCGGCGGCGAGGCGCGGTTCCGCCATCTCTACTGCACCGGCGGAGCGGTGCCGGACGTGGTCGCCACCTGGCGCGAGCGGCTGGGAGAGCGGGCCGAGGTGCTCAGCCGCTCCGAGGCGATCGGCCGCGGCTGGTTCGGCCCGGTCGACCCCGCGGTGCTGCCGCGGATCGGGGACGTCGTGGTGGCCTGCCACGGGGACTTCGCCGTGCTGTCGACCGACGGGTTCCCCTACGAGAACAGGCTGATCGGCATGCACGGCTCGCTCACCCCGGACGAGATGCTGATCCCGGTGCTCGTCGACTGA